The following proteins come from a genomic window of Vicia villosa cultivar HV-30 ecotype Madison, WI unplaced genomic scaffold, Vvil1.0 ctg.002011F_1_1, whole genome shotgun sequence:
- the LOC131637484 gene encoding ras-related protein Rab7-like produces MSLRRRTLLKVIVLGDSGVGKTSLMNQYVHNKFSQQYKATIGADFVTKELQIDDRLVTLQIWDTAGQERFQSLGVAFYRGADCCVLAYDVNVMRSFDSLDNWHEEFLKQANPSDSRTFPFILLGNKIDIDGGNSRVVSEKKAKDWCASKANIPYFETSAKEDYNVDAAFLCIAKTALANEHEQDIYFQGIPEAVQETEQKGGGCAC; encoded by the exons ATGTCATTGCGCAGAAGAACCTTGCTCAAGGTCATTGTCCTCGGCGATAGTGG GGTTGGAAAAACCTCGTTGATGAATCA ATATGTGCACAATAAGTTTAGTCAGCAATATAAGGCTACAATTGGTGCTGATTTTGTCACTAAAGAACTCCAAATTGACGACAGACTCGTTACTCTACAA ATATGGGACACTGCGGGACAAGAGAGATTCCAAAGTCTTGGGGTTGCGTTTTATAGAGGAGCTGATTGCTGTGTTCTTGCGTATGACGTGAATGTCATGAGGTCGTTTGATTCCCTTGACAACTGGCACGAGGAGTTTCTCAAACAG GCAAATCCTTCTGATTCAAGGACATTTCCATTTATATTGCTTGGAAACAAGATTGATATTGATGGTGGGAATAGTAGAGTG GTTTCTGAGAAGAAAGCAAAGGACTGGTGTGCTTCAAAAGCGAATATTCCATACTTTGAGACATCTGCAAAAGAAGATTATAATGTCGATGCCGCATTCCTGTGTATTGCCAAGACTGCCCTGGCCAATGAGCATGAACAAGACAT ATATTTCCAAGGGATTCCGGAAGCGGTTCAAGAGACTGAGCAGAAGGGTGGTGGATGTGCATGCTGA